A genomic segment from Leptolyngbya boryana PCC 6306 encodes:
- the rpe gene encoding ribulose-phosphate 3-epimerase → MSNKPIVVAPSILSADFSRLGDEIRAVDAAGADWIHVDVMDGRFVPNITIGPLIVEAIRPVTQKPLDVHLMIVEPEKYVGDFAKAGADHIYVHAEHNASPHLHRTLGQIKEYGKKAGVVLNPGSPLELIDYVLELCDLVLIMSVNPGFGGQSFIPGVLPKIRKLRQMCDERGLDPWIEVDGGLKGNNTWQVIEAGANAIVAGSAVFNAPDYAAAIEGIRNSKRPTPELAKV, encoded by the coding sequence ATGTCCAATAAACCGATCGTAGTTGCACCATCGATTCTCTCTGCTGATTTTAGTCGGTTGGGCGATGAGATTCGCGCCGTTGACGCAGCCGGAGCCGATTGGATTCACGTTGATGTCATGGACGGACGTTTTGTCCCGAACATCACGATCGGTCCCTTGATCGTGGAAGCAATTCGCCCCGTGACTCAGAAGCCGCTCGATGTTCACTTGATGATTGTAGAGCCTGAAAAGTACGTCGGCGATTTTGCAAAAGCAGGTGCGGATCACATTTATGTTCACGCTGAGCACAACGCTTCGCCTCACTTGCACCGCACGCTCGGACAGATCAAGGAATATGGCAAAAAAGCGGGTGTTGTTCTGAACCCGGGTAGCCCCTTGGAGCTAATTGACTATGTGTTGGAACTGTGTGACCTCGTGTTGATCATGAGTGTCAACCCAGGATTTGGCGGTCAGAGCTTTATTCCTGGCGTATTGCCGAAAATTCGCAAATTGCGTCAGATGTGTGATGAGCGCGGACTCGATCCCTGGATCGAAGTCGATGGCGGTCTGAAAGGCAACAACACCTGGCAAGTGATCGAAGCAGGTGCAAATGCGATCGTTGCTGGTTCAGCCGTATTTAATGCCCCCGATTACGCAGCCGCGATCGAAGGCATCCGCAACAGCAAGCGCCCAACGCCTGAACTCGCAAAAGTCTAA
- a CDS encoding response regulator transcription factor: MKTILVIEDEQTVRESILDLLEAEGFHGIGGENGNVGVQLAQEHHPDLILCDVTMPDLDGFSVLSQLRKSPNTAGIPFIFLTARGTKADQRQGMELGADDYLTKPCTATDLLGAVTGRLAKYAALAERYRQVSEVSQPQKADATLEPVDQAVPDSASDTGARDGLLNHFYQELRNPLSNINMALHLLRTERIGYESTIATVQREYARELAVLQEVYKLQDYLIPESAELLRCCNLASLVEAA; the protein is encoded by the coding sequence ATGAAAACAATCCTCGTTATTGAAGACGAACAGACGGTTCGGGAATCGATTTTAGATTTGCTGGAAGCCGAAGGATTTCATGGGATTGGGGGAGAAAACGGTAACGTCGGGGTGCAACTGGCTCAAGAACATCATCCAGATTTGATTTTGTGTGATGTGACGATGCCCGATCTCGATGGTTTCTCAGTTCTCTCACAACTCCGCAAGTCACCGAATACGGCAGGGATTCCGTTCATTTTTCTGACCGCTCGCGGAACAAAAGCCGATCAGCGTCAAGGGATGGAGCTAGGCGCGGATGATTATTTGACAAAGCCTTGTACAGCAACAGATTTGCTTGGTGCTGTGACGGGGCGCTTGGCGAAGTATGCGGCTTTGGCAGAGCGATATCGCCAGGTCTCTGAAGTCTCGCAACCTCAGAAGGCTGACGCGACTTTAGAACCTGTGGATCAGGCAGTTCCTGATTCGGCGAGTGACACAGGGGCGCGTGACGGATTGCTCAATCATTTCTACCAAGAACTTCGGAATCCACTCTCGAATATCAACATGGCGCTGCATTTGTTGAGAACGGAACGGATTGGCTACGAATCGACGATCGCAACGGTTCAACGAGAATACGCGCGGGAGTTGGCAGTGCTGCAAGAGGTTTATAAGTTGCAGGACTATTTGATACCGGAAAGCGCGGAGTTGTTGCGGTGTTGTAATTTGGCTAGTTTGGTTGAGGCTGCCTAG
- a CDS encoding hybrid sensor histidine kinase/response regulator, with product MSTARVLIVEDESIIALDIQTSLQSAGYQVVSIAATSEEALDDTANFQPDLVLMDIRLHGEMDGVETAEQIRQKWRLPVVFLTAHADENTLSRAKQSQPFGYILKPFEDRELVTTIEIALSRHKAETAVRAALEKEREMSELKSRFVSVVSHEFRNPLNTILFSTELLQRYGTQLSDQKKETYLERIQGSVKRMNQLLSNVLTVGETESGKLQFSPQPINLVQFCQELVDEFHIEEKRSIQFSHRSSEPSDSLFCVDDRLLRHILTNLLSNAVKYSPKGEIVEFKLSLNHQTAIFWVQDYGIGIPSGDQADLFQSFYRASNARSIPGTGLGLSIVKQCVDLHGGTITVESEENQGTLFTVTLPLNRQSKHENNPRY from the coding sequence ATGTCTACTGCTAGGGTGTTAATTGTAGAAGATGAGAGTATTATTGCGCTGGATATTCAAACGAGTTTGCAATCAGCAGGGTATCAAGTGGTGTCGATCGCGGCGACTTCAGAAGAGGCTCTAGATGATACGGCAAATTTTCAACCCGATCTTGTGCTGATGGATATTCGCTTACATGGCGAAATGGATGGGGTTGAAACGGCTGAACAAATTCGCCAAAAGTGGCGGCTCCCTGTCGTGTTTTTAACCGCTCATGCAGACGAAAATACGCTATCTCGCGCGAAACAGTCTCAACCCTTTGGTTATATCTTGAAGCCCTTTGAAGATCGAGAGTTAGTCACCACGATCGAGATTGCGCTCTCGCGACATAAAGCTGAAACAGCGGTTCGAGCCGCCCTGGAAAAGGAGCGAGAAATGAGCGAACTCAAGTCTCGATTTGTTTCAGTGGTTTCCCATGAATTTCGCAATCCGTTAAATACGATTCTGTTTTCAACTGAGTTACTTCAACGCTACGGAACTCAACTTAGCGACCAAAAAAAAGAGACCTACCTCGAACGCATTCAAGGGTCGGTCAAACGCATGAATCAGCTTTTATCGAATGTGCTGACTGTCGGCGAAACCGAATCTGGAAAGCTGCAATTCTCTCCGCAACCGATCAATTTAGTTCAGTTTTGCCAGGAATTAGTAGACGAGTTTCATATCGAGGAAAAGCGATCGATTCAGTTCTCACACCGATCCTCTGAGCCGAGCGATTCGTTATTTTGTGTAGACGATCGCTTACTGCGCCACATTTTGACCAATTTGCTCTCGAACGCGGTGAAATATTCTCCAAAAGGAGAAATTGTTGAATTTAAACTGAGCTTGAACCATCAAACGGCAATTTTCTGGGTTCAGGATTATGGAATTGGCATTCCCAGTGGGGATCAAGCTGACTTGTTTCAGTCATTTTATCGGGCGAGCAATGCGCGATCGATTCCAGGAACGGGCTTAGGATTGTCGATCGTCAAACAGTGCGTCGATCTACACGGTGGAACGATTACTGTAGAAAGCGAAGAGAATCAGGGAACTCTGTTTACAGTCACGCTACCGTTAAACAGACAGTCCAAGCATGAAAACAATCCTCGTTATTGA